A stretch of Carnobacteriaceae bacterium zg-C25 DNA encodes these proteins:
- the ftsA gene encoding cell division protein FtsA produces the protein MVEKSLHVGLDIGTSSIKVVVSEYAKNQLNVIGVGVERSPGVNRGIIVDIDMTVEAIKRAVKKAEQRANVTIKNVVVGIPSVQIAIEPCHGMIAVSSENKEITNKDVDNVISAAKVKSVPPEREIISILPEEFIVDGFDGIKDPRGMIGVRLELFAHLVTGPKTIVHNIRRCVEKAGLTIQELVMQPLATAKSALSAGERSFGTVLIDMGGGQTTAAAIHDDQVKFVYIDQEGGEYVTRDISTVLNVTVENAEAIKRDYGYVHEKDTSESGYFLTEVVGHKELMRIEDSYLSEIIEARIVQIFENVKRALDEVDALALPGGVVLTGGGAILPGVTELAQEIFGTNVRLYIPEQMGLRHPSFAQALGLLDYIVSLDDIHHVAQHDTKNYRAPQVKKVVEQRENETVSTKKPERQNTDTTQAPSSDKPRFMDRVSKTVKGFFDALGEE, from the coding sequence ATGGTAGAAAAATCCTTACATGTTGGTTTGGATATTGGTACATCTTCTATCAAAGTTGTCGTAAGTGAATACGCTAAAAACCAACTCAATGTTATTGGTGTAGGCGTTGAACGTTCGCCTGGTGTTAATCGCGGTATCATTGTTGATATTGATATGACTGTAGAAGCGATTAAACGTGCGGTTAAAAAAGCAGAGCAACGTGCCAACGTGACAATTAAAAATGTAGTTGTCGGTATTCCAAGTGTTCAAATTGCTATTGAACCATGCCACGGTATGATTGCTGTTTCAAGCGAAAATAAAGAAATTACAAATAAAGATGTTGATAATGTCATTTCTGCAGCGAAAGTAAAATCTGTTCCGCCAGAAAGAGAAATTATTTCTATTTTACCAGAAGAATTTATTGTTGATGGATTTGATGGTATCAAAGATCCACGTGGTATGATTGGTGTGCGTTTAGAATTATTTGCACATTTAGTAACTGGACCAAAAACAATTGTTCACAATATTCGTCGTTGTGTTGAAAAAGCGGGGCTAACAATTCAAGAATTAGTGATGCAACCTTTAGCTACAGCTAAATCAGCGTTATCAGCTGGTGAACGTAGTTTTGGGACAGTGCTTATCGACATGGGTGGCGGTCAAACAACGGCTGCTGCGATTCATGATGATCAAGTGAAGTTTGTGTACATTGATCAAGAAGGTGGCGAATATGTCACACGTGATATTTCTACTGTGTTAAATGTGACTGTTGAAAATGCTGAAGCGATTAAACGTGACTATGGGTATGTTCATGAAAAAGATACTTCAGAATCTGGCTATTTCTTAACAGAAGTTGTTGGCCATAAAGAATTAATGCGAATTGAAGATTCTTATTTATCTGAAATTATTGAAGCGCGTATTGTTCAAATTTTTGAAAATGTGAAACGTGCACTTGATGAAGTGGATGCATTGGCATTACCGGGCGGTGTTGTATTAACCGGTGGTGGTGCAATACTACCGGGCGTAACAGAATTAGCTCAAGAAATTTTTGGTACAAATGTTCGCTTATACATCCCAGAACAAATGGGATTAAGACATCCAAGTTTCGCTCAAGCACTAGGTCTGTTAGATTATATTGTGTCATTAGATGATATTCATCATGTCGCACAACACGACACAAAAAATTATCGTGCACCACAAGTGAAAAAAGTGGTGGAACAAAGAGAAAACGAAACGGTTTCTACTAAAAAACCAGAAAGACAAAATACGGATACTACACAAGCGCCTTCAAGCGATAAACCAAGGTTTATGGATCGTGTGTCAAAAACAGTTAAAGGTTTTTTTGATGCGTTAGGTGAAGAATAG
- the murG gene encoding undecaprenyldiphospho-muramoylpentapeptide beta-N-acetylglucosaminyltransferase, whose translation MKIVLSGGGTGGHIYPALALREYILTQYPDAEFLYIGTEKGLENTIVPKYNIPFETIKVQGIRRSLSLENIKTAVYAVSSIFTAKKILKKFNPDIVIGTGGYVCGPVLYAASKLGIPTIIHEQNSVAGVTNKILAKYVTKICTCFETVNRDFEKYTSKIVMTGNPRAQELLQANVDENALEGFGLQKNKPTVLFFGGSRGAMNLNAHVVSYYKLYTQMNTQFIFVTGQAHYNEIASQISDTKQFKVVPYINNMIDVLHAVDLVVCRSGATTLAELTALGVPSVLVPSPFVTNNHQEKNARSLVDKQAAEIVLEDELPSEKLYHYVYDLMHNREQLEKMSKAAQKMGITDASKRILNVIREILR comes from the coding sequence TATATATTGGTACAGAAAAAGGGTTAGAAAATACGATTGTTCCAAAGTATAATATTCCATTTGAAACGATTAAAGTACAAGGAATCCGACGATCGTTATCGTTAGAAAATATTAAAACAGCCGTTTATGCGGTAAGTAGTATTTTTACAGCTAAAAAAATATTGAAAAAATTTAATCCGGATATTGTTATTGGAACCGGTGGCTATGTTTGTGGTCCTGTGTTGTATGCTGCATCAAAATTAGGGATACCGACGATTATCCATGAACAAAATAGTGTGGCTGGTGTAACGAATAAAATTTTAGCAAAATACGTCACAAAAATTTGTACGTGTTTTGAAACGGTCAATCGTGATTTTGAAAAATACACGTCGAAAATTGTGATGACGGGCAATCCACGTGCACAAGAATTGTTACAAGCTAACGTTGATGAAAATGCATTAGAAGGATTTGGGTTACAAAAAAATAAACCGACTGTCTTGTTTTTTGGCGGTAGCCGTGGGGCGATGAATTTAAATGCACATGTTGTGTCGTATTATAAATTATATACGCAAATGAATACACAATTCATTTTTGTAACGGGGCAAGCCCATTATAATGAAATTGCGTCACAAATTAGTGATACAAAACAATTCAAAGTTGTACCGTACATTAACAATATGATTGATGTCTTGCATGCCGTTGATTTAGTCGTTTGTCGCAGCGGAGCAACAACACTCGCCGAATTAACCGCGTTAGGCGTACCAAGTGTTTTAGTGCCGAGTCCTTTTGTGACGAATAATCATCAAGAAAAAAATGCGCGTTCGTTAGTAGATAAACAAGCGGCAGAAATTGTATTAGAAGATGAATTACCAAGTGAAAAATTATATCATTACGTTTATGATTTAATGCATAATCGCGAACAACTTGAAAAAATGTCAAAAGCGGCACAAAAAATGGGGATTACCGATGCTTCAAAACGTATTTTGAATGTGATTCGTGAAATTTTACGATAA
- a CDS encoding cell division protein FtsQ/DivIB, with translation MREKQAKPIIHRDMTRVEKIISFILFMMLVTFIYLSLPLSRLQGVYVRNAGDVESQKIIDASKLKVNQHYFETIFLSGGITQRIQREVPKVKNVTYLLDEGNHLTLSIEEYPVIATVEHGNGKQVVLQNGQLLDEYVQKYIGSVPSLVWDGPSESLSRFSQEFAKLDDAIRLQVASVTYHETDRLMTVLYMKDGNQVKVNYTDFHQKLNYYNQFVSNIRHQKGIFDLTVGIFFSPYE, from the coding sequence ATGAGAGAAAAACAGGCAAAACCGATTATCCATCGTGATATGACACGTGTTGAAAAGATAATTAGTTTTATTTTGTTTATGATGCTAGTGACGTTTATTTATTTATCGTTACCGTTATCACGATTACAAGGTGTTTATGTCCGTAATGCTGGTGATGTAGAGAGTCAAAAAATTATTGATGCTTCAAAATTAAAAGTGAATCAGCATTATTTTGAAACCATCTTTTTATCTGGTGGCATTACACAGCGGATTCAACGTGAAGTGCCAAAAGTGAAAAATGTGACTTACTTATTAGATGAGGGCAATCATTTGACGTTATCTATTGAAGAGTATCCGGTTATTGCAACAGTAGAACACGGTAACGGGAAACAAGTTGTTTTACAAAATGGACAGCTATTAGATGAGTATGTTCAAAAATATATTGGATCTGTTCCAAGTCTTGTATGGGATGGTCCATCTGAAAGTTTATCTCGTTTTTCGCAAGAGTTTGCAAAATTAGATGATGCGATACGTCTACAAGTGGCGTCTGTGACGTATCATGAAACAGATCGATTAATGACGGTGTTATATATGAAAGATGGTAATCAAGTGAAAGTAAATTATACAGACTTTCATCAAAAGTTAAATTACTATAATCAGTTTGTATCAAATATTCGTCATCAAAAAGGAATTTTTGATTTAACGGTTGGTATATTTTTTTCACCGTATGAATAA